The region CGGGCCTGGGCGGTGACGAGGTCATCGTCATCCTGGAACCCGACTCGGTCGCCCAGGCCGGCTGCCTCCCCGCGGCCGACCGGGCCGCCCGCTTCGCCTCGCTGGCCCGCGCCGGCCGCGTCCTCAAGGCCGCCGACCCCCGGGCCCGCGTCTACTACGACGCCGGCCACTCCGCCTGGAACCCGGCCGCCGAGCAGGCCGCGCTCCTCGAACGGGCGGGCGCCGCCTCGGCCGCCTCCTCCGACGGCGTCTTCACCAACGTGTCCAACTTCCACCGTACGAGCGACGAGATCGCGTACGCCCGGCAGGTGCTGTCCGCGCTGGGCGGCCCCGCGAGCCTGGGCGCCGTCATCGACACCAGCCGCAACGGCAACGGCGCCCCGGCCGACGGGGAGTGGTGCGATCCGGCGGGCCGGAAGATCGGCCGGGCGCCGACCCTGAACACCGGGGAGGCCAGGATCGACGCCTATCTGTGGGTGAAGCTGCCGGGGGAGTCGGACGGGTGCAAGGGCACGCCGGGGACCTTCTCGGCGGAGTACGCCTATGAGCTGGCGCGCTGATCGTCCGGCTCGTCGTAGGAGGATGTGCCGGAGTCCAGCAGCGGCCCCCCCGTCTTCAGGTGGGCCGGGGCCATCGCCCGCAGCGCGTGGTACCCGGTGATCACGACGAGGGTGCCGAGCGCGATGCCGCTGAGCGAGAAGTTGTCCGTGAACTTCAGGGAGACGCCGCCGACGCCGATGATGATGCCTGCGGCGGCCGGCACCAGGTTCAGCGGATTGCGCAGGTCGACCCGGGCGTTGAGCCAGATCTGGGCGCCGAGCAGGCCGATCATGCCGTACAGGATGACGGTGATGCCGCCGAGCACGCCGCCCGGGATCGCGGCCACGATCGCGCCGAACTTGGGGCAGACGCCGAAGAGGAGAGCGAAACCCGCGGCGGCCCAGTAGGCGGCCGTGGAGTAGACCCGGGTCGCGGCCATCACGCCGATGTTCTCGGAGTACGTGGTGTTGGGCGGCCCGCCGACCGCCGTGGAGAGCATCGAGGCGACGCCGTCCGCGGAGATCGCGGTGCCGAGCTCGTCGTCCAGCGGATCGCCGGTCATCTCGCCGACGGCCTTGACGTGCCCCGCGTTCTCGGCGACCAGCGCGATCACGACCGGCAGCGCGACGAGGATCGCCGACCACTGGAAGGACGGGCCGTGGAAGGACGGCAGCCCGATCCAGTCCGCCTTGCCGACGCCGGAGAGGTTCAGCCGCCAGTGGTCGGTGAGCTTGCCGCTCGCGTCCACCGAGTGGATCTTTCCGAAGATCCGGTCGAAGACCCAGGAGATCCCGTACCCGAAGACCAGGCCCAGGAAGATCGCGATCCGTGACCAGAAACCGCGCAGGCAGACGACGGACAGACCGGTGAGCAGCATGGTGAGCAGGGCCGTCCACTGGTCCTGCGGCCAG is a window of Streptomyces mirabilis DNA encoding:
- a CDS encoding uracil-xanthine permease family protein — protein: MDLGVRWKLHGDGRTPAPGAVVRPDERLSWPRTIGLGAQHVVAMFGASFVAPVLMGLNPNLAIMMSGFATVIFLLATRGRVPSYLGCSLSFVGVAAVIRAQGGTSATVTGAVFVVGVALFLVGLAVQRFGARIIHAAMPPIVTGAVVMLIGFNLAPVTASTYWPQDQWTALLTMLLTGLSVVCLRGFWSRIAIFLGLVFGYGISWVFDRIFGKIHSVDASGKLTDHWRLNLSGVGKADWIGLPSFHGPSFQWSAILVALPVVIALVAENAGHVKAVGEMTGDPLDDELGTAISADGVASMLSTAVGGPPNTTYSENIGVMAATRVYSTAAYWAAAGFALLFGVCPKFGAIVAAIPGGVLGGITVILYGMIGLLGAQIWLNARVDLRNPLNLVPAAAGIIIGVGGVSLKFTDNFSLSGIALGTLVVITGYHALRAMAPAHLKTGGPLLDSGTSSYDEPDDQRASS